A window of Tautonia plasticadhaerens contains these coding sequences:
- a CDS encoding DmsC/YnfH family molybdoenzyme membrane anchor subunit produces the protein MSTSALLTSGAVSTTGPVDAMADSLLRAEREVTAVEQFSRFHDEAPELRSRGRYAELMPASPPGPGQQYAFEVELDRCSGCKACVTACHALNGLDEGESWRDVGLLVGGHEALPVLQHVTTSCHHCVDPACANACPVDAYEKDPVTGIVRHLDDQCIGCKYCTMACPYDAPKYHAGEGIVRKCDLCSDRLRVGEAPACVRACPHEAIRVRVVDVAEVEESAAAGRFLPSAPDPSITGPSTRYRASRPLPADSEPADAHRIEAEHAHGPLVVMLVLTQLAAGGLLFELIGRLGGDGSVALGLLSLGGLLIGLMASLAHLGRPHLAYRAVIGLRHSWLSREVVCFGAFAKLAGASVGLALVRPDLAERWPQLGIVLAAGAVASGVAGVACSVMVYHVTRRPAWTGGRGVLRFAGTVAVLGLAARLSCRAWEGTPPAALPWVALAALVLGKVAAESELLDHRDRSGVDLLGRSSRVIRGPLAGCWKVRVTLGLIPGVVVPLTLAGLGPGAVPGVASCLSAIALAGLIAGELLERFLFFAAASRPKMPGGLHS, from the coding sequence ATGAGCACGTCGGCCTTGTTGACATCCGGTGCCGTGTCGACGACCGGCCCCGTCGACGCGATGGCCGATTCCCTGCTGCGGGCGGAGCGCGAGGTGACGGCCGTCGAGCAGTTCTCCAGGTTCCACGACGAGGCCCCGGAATTACGTTCGCGGGGGCGATACGCCGAGCTGATGCCGGCTTCGCCGCCGGGCCCGGGGCAGCAATATGCCTTCGAGGTGGAGCTGGATCGCTGCTCGGGCTGCAAGGCGTGCGTGACCGCCTGCCACGCCCTGAACGGCCTGGACGAGGGGGAGTCGTGGCGCGACGTCGGCCTGCTCGTTGGGGGCCACGAGGCCCTGCCGGTGCTCCAGCACGTGACGACCTCGTGCCACCACTGCGTCGACCCGGCCTGCGCGAACGCCTGCCCGGTCGACGCCTACGAGAAGGACCCCGTCACCGGGATCGTCCGCCACCTGGATGACCAGTGCATCGGCTGCAAGTACTGCACGATGGCCTGCCCCTACGACGCCCCGAAGTACCACGCCGGGGAGGGGATCGTCCGCAAGTGCGACCTCTGCTCCGACCGCCTCCGCGTCGGGGAGGCCCCGGCCTGCGTCCGGGCCTGCCCGCACGAAGCGATCCGGGTCCGGGTGGTCGACGTCGCCGAGGTCGAGGAGTCGGCCGCTGCCGGCCGCTTCCTGCCCTCGGCCCCCGACCCCTCGATCACGGGGCCGTCGACGCGATACCGGGCCTCCCGTCCGCTCCCGGCCGACTCCGAGCCGGCGGATGCACACCGGATCGAGGCGGAGCACGCCCACGGGCCGCTCGTCGTCATGCTCGTGCTGACGCAGCTCGCCGCGGGCGGCCTGCTGTTCGAGCTGATCGGGAGGCTCGGTGGGGACGGATCGGTGGCGCTCGGGCTGCTGAGCCTCGGGGGGCTGCTCATCGGGCTGATGGCGAGCCTCGCCCACCTGGGGAGGCCCCACCTGGCCTATCGGGCGGTGATCGGCCTGCGACACTCGTGGCTGAGTCGCGAGGTCGTCTGCTTCGGTGCCTTCGCCAAGCTCGCCGGGGCTTCGGTGGGCCTGGCATTGGTCCGCCCCGACCTGGCTGAACGGTGGCCGCAATTGGGAATCGTGCTCGCGGCCGGGGCGGTCGCCTCGGGGGTCGCCGGTGTGGCCTGCTCGGTGATGGTCTACCACGTCACGAGGAGGCCGGCCTGGACCGGGGGCCGGGGCGTCTTGCGATTCGCGGGCACGGTGGCCGTGCTCGGGCTGGCCGCCCGGCTATCGTGCCGGGCCTGGGAGGGGACGCCCCCCGCTGCACTTCCGTGGGTCGCCCTGGCGGCATTGGTACTCGGGAAGGTCGCGGCCGAATCGGAACTGCTCGACCACCGGGACCGATCCGGGGTCGACCTGCTGGGCCGGTCGTCCCGGGTGATCCGGGGTCCGCTGGCGGGCTGCTGGAAGGTGCGGGTGACGCTCGGGCTCATCCCAGGGGTGGTGGTGCCGCTGACGCTCGCCGGGCTGGGTCCCGGGGCCGTGCCGGGGGTGGCCTCGTGCCTCTCGGCGATCGCGCTGGCCGGCTTGATCGCGGGAGAACTGCTGGAACGGTTCCTCTTTTTCGCCGCCGCATCTCGGCCGAAGATGCCGGGGGGTCTGCACTCGTGA
- a CDS encoding response regulator transcription factor has protein sequence MQEPTVYIVDDDADLRDSLRWLMETVGLRVRAFGTAAEFLRESPPDGPGCLVFDVRMPGKSGLDLFEELVGRGEGRPAIFMTAFADVPMAIRAMKSGAVEFVEKPFNRQELLDKVQRAIDEDARRRALLVDREAIDARFRSLTEKEREVLDLIKGGLPNKAIAARLAITPRAVEMRRAGLMRKLAARSLAELLRLAYGRDAEGSEAGR, from the coding sequence ATGCAGGAACCGACGGTCTACATCGTTGACGACGACGCCGACTTGAGGGACTCGCTGCGCTGGCTGATGGAGACCGTCGGGCTCCGGGTCCGGGCGTTCGGCACGGCCGCCGAGTTCCTCCGCGAGTCCCCGCCCGATGGTCCGGGCTGCCTGGTCTTCGACGTCCGGATGCCGGGCAAGAGTGGCCTGGACCTGTTCGAGGAGCTGGTCGGACGCGGCGAGGGGAGGCCGGCGATCTTCATGACCGCGTTCGCCGACGTGCCGATGGCGATCCGGGCGATGAAGTCGGGGGCCGTCGAGTTCGTCGAGAAGCCGTTCAATCGGCAGGAGTTGCTCGACAAGGTGCAGCGGGCGATCGACGAGGACGCCCGCCGCCGCGCCCTGCTGGTCGACCGCGAGGCCATCGATGCGCGCTTCCGGTCGCTGACCGAGAAGGAGCGGGAGGTCCTCGACCTGATCAAGGGCGGACTGCCGAACAAGGCGATCGCCGCCCGCCTGGCGATCACCCCCCGGGCGGTCGAGATGCGGAGGGCCGGCCTGATGAGGAAGCTCGCCGCCCGGTCCCTCGCGGAATTGCTCCGGCTCGCCTACGGTCGGGATGCCGAGGGATCTGAAGCGGGCCGCTGA